From a single Cyprinus carpio isolate SPL01 chromosome A3, ASM1834038v1, whole genome shotgun sequence genomic region:
- the LOC109049632 gene encoding nuclear distribution protein nudE homolog 1-B-like → MSDPEPATFASVEQERDYWKEQAAKYQQRAEEAQEELQEFQQMSRDYEAELETELKQCDARYRELLTANNRLRMELENYKEKYETQHSDAFRQISTLEGDLAETTAIKDQLHKYIRELEQANDDLERAKRATIMSLEDFEQRMNHVIERNAFLESELDEKENLLESVQRLKDEARDLRHELNVQQKQERKSSISLSKDVEKPEATPTRPSSVVTSALPSLHATPSRPPGSGSAFNTPSASYSRIEGLTGTPLTTSARISALNIVGELLRKVGNLESKLASCRELHIHEKTPSRAAIGQGTPSVSRETPEIPSSTNGLYDKGMVKRLDFGTGPKIML, encoded by the exons ATGAGTGACCCCGAGCCAGCTACATTTGCATCTGTTGAACAAGAGCGGGACTACTGGAAGGAACAGGCGGCCAAATACCAGCAAAG GGCTGAGGAGGCGCAGGAGGAGCTGCAGGAGTTTCAGCAGATGAGTCGAGACTATGAGGCGGAGCTGGAGACAGAGCTGAAGCAGTGTGACGCCCGTTATCGTGAGCTTCTTACGGCCAACAACAGACTCCGCATGGAATTAGAAAACTACAAG GAGAAGTATGAAACGCAGCACTCTGATGCATTCAGGCAGATCTCGACTCTAGAAGGAGACCTGGCAGAGACCACAGCCATCAAAGACCAACTGCACAAGTATATCCGGGAGTTAGAGCAAGCTAACGATGACCTGGAAAGAGCTAAGAG GGCGACTATAATGTCACTTGAGGACTTTGAGCAGAGAATGAATCATGTTATAGAGAGAAATGCCTTCCTTGAGAGTGAGCTTGATGAAAAAGAGAATCTTCTAGAATCAGTACAGAGATTAAAAGATGAAGCCAGAG ATTTAAGACATGAACTTAATGTTCAGCAGAAACAGGAGCGCAAGTCATCAATCAGCCTTTCTAAAGATGTAGAGAAGCCAGAGGCCACACCCACAAGACCCTCCTCTGTTGTTACCTCCGCTCTCCCATCTCTCCATGCCACACCCTCCAGACCTCCAGGCTCAGGGAGTGCATTTAACACCCCCTCAGCTTCCTACAGCAGAA TCGAAGGCCTGACTGGAACTCCTCTCACCACATCTGCACGTATATCTGCCCTCAACATCGTTGGAGAACTGCTGAGGAAAGTTGGG AACCTTGAATCAAAGCTGGCATCATGCAGAGAGTTACACATCCATGAGAAAACACCCAGCCGTGCAGCGATTGGCCAGGGTACACCGAGCGTTTCACGGGAAACCCCTGAAATCCCATCCAGCACAAATGGCTTGTATGATAAGGG GATGGTGAAACGGTTGGACTTTGGAACAGGACCCAAGATAATGCTCTGA